In a genomic window of Callithrix jacchus isolate 240 chromosome 22, calJac240_pri, whole genome shotgun sequence:
- the DAZAP1 gene encoding DAZ-associated protein 1 isoform X11 — translation MKDKTTNQSRGFGFVKFKDPNCVGTVLASRPHTLDGRNIDPKPCTPRGMQPERTRPKEGWKGPRSDNSKSNKIFVGGIPHNCGETELREYFKKFGVVTEVVMIYDAEKQRPRGFGFITFEDEQSVDQAVNMHFHDIMGKKVEVKRAEPRDSKSQPPGQPGASQWGSRVVPSAANGWAGQPPPTWQQGYGPQGMWVPAGQAIGGYGPPPAGRGAPPPPPPFTSYIVSTPPGGFPPPQGFPQGYGAPPQFSFGYGPPPPPPDQFAPPGVPPPPATPGAAPLAFPPPPSQAAPDMSKPPTAQPDFPYGQYAGYGQDLSGFGQGFSDPSQQPPSYGGPSVPGSGGPPAGGSGFGRGQNHNVQGFHPYRR, via the exons ATGAAAGATAAAACCACCAACCAGTCTCGAGGGTTTGGGTTTGTCAAATTTAAAGACCCGAACTGTGTGGGGACAGTGCTGGCCAGCAGACCGCACACGCTAGACGGCCGAAAC ATCGACCCCAAGCCATGCACACCCCGGGGGATGCAGCCAGAGAGAACACGGCCAAAGGAAGGATGG AAAGGACCCCGGAGTGATAACAGTAAATCCAATAAGATATTTGTCGGTGGAATTCCTCACAACTGTGGTGAGACAGAGCTCAGGGAATACTTCAAGAAGTTCGGAGTG GTCACGGAGGTGGTCATGATCTATGATGCCGAGAAGCAGAGGCCCCGAG GTTTTGGATTTATTACTTTCGAGGACGAGCAATCAGTGGACCAGGCTGTCAACATGCATTTTCACGACATCATGGGCAAAAAA GTGGAAGTTAAACGGGCTGAGCCTCGGGACAGCAAGAGCCAGCCGCCGGGACAGCCAGGTGCCAGCCAGTGGGGGAGCCGCGTTGTTCCCAGCGCTGCCAATGGCTGGGCAGGCCAGCCCCCGCCCACGTGGCAGCAAGGATATGGCCCGCAAg GAATGTGGGTGCCGGCAGGACAGGCGATCG GTGGCTACGGACCGCCCCCTGCGGGAAGAGGAGCGCCCCCGCCACCCCCACCATTCACCTCCTACATCGTGTCCACCCCTCCCGGAGGCTTCCCCCCTCCCCAGGGTTTCCCTCAGGGCTACGGTGCCCCGCCACAGTTCA GTTTTGGCTACgggcctccacctccaccaccggATCAGTTTGCCCCTCCTGGGGTTCCTCCTCCACCGGCCACTCCCGGGGCAGCGCCTCTGGCCTTCCCTCCACCTCCGTCTCAGGCCGCCCCGGACATGAGCAAGCCCCCGACAGCTCAGCCAGACTTCCCCTACGGTCAGTATG CAGGTTACGGGCAGGACTTGAGTGGCTTTGGACAGGGCTTCTCGGACCCCAGCCAGCAGCCCCCCTCCTACGGGGGCCCCTCCGTGCCAGGGTCAGGGGGCCCCCCCGCCGGTGGCAGCGGCTTTGGACGAGGGCAGAACCACAACGTGCAAGGGTTCCACCCCTACCGACGCTAG
- the DAZAP1 gene encoding DAZ-associated protein 1 isoform X14 produces the protein MMPRSRGPEVEVKRAEPRDSKSQPPGQPGASQWGSRVVPSAANGWAGQPPPTWQQGYGPQGMWVPAGQAIGGYGPPPAGRGAPPPPPPFTSYIVSTPPGGFPPPQGFPQGYGAPPQFSFGYGPPPPPPDQFAPPGVPPPPATPGAAPLAFPPPPSQAAPDMSKPPTAQPDFPYGQYAGYGQDLSGFGQGFSDPSQQPPSYGGPSVPGSGGPPAGGSGFGRGQNHNVQGFHPYRR, from the exons ATGATGCCGAGAAGCAGAGGCCCCGAG GTGGAAGTTAAACGGGCTGAGCCTCGGGACAGCAAGAGCCAGCCGCCGGGACAGCCAGGTGCCAGCCAGTGGGGGAGCCGCGTTGTTCCCAGCGCTGCCAATGGCTGGGCAGGCCAGCCCCCGCCCACGTGGCAGCAAGGATATGGCCCGCAAg GAATGTGGGTGCCGGCAGGACAGGCGATCG GTGGCTACGGACCGCCCCCTGCGGGAAGAGGAGCGCCCCCGCCACCCCCACCATTCACCTCCTACATCGTGTCCACCCCTCCCGGAGGCTTCCCCCCTCCCCAGGGTTTCCCTCAGGGCTACGGTGCCCCGCCACAGTTCA GTTTTGGCTACgggcctccacctccaccaccggATCAGTTTGCCCCTCCTGGGGTTCCTCCTCCACCGGCCACTCCCGGGGCAGCGCCTCTGGCCTTCCCTCCACCTCCGTCTCAGGCCGCCCCGGACATGAGCAAGCCCCCGACAGCTCAGCCAGACTTCCCCTACGGTCAGTATG CAGGTTACGGGCAGGACTTGAGTGGCTTTGGACAGGGCTTCTCGGACCCCAGCCAGCAGCCCCCCTCCTACGGGGGCCCCTCCGTGCCAGGGTCAGGGGGCCCCCCCGCCGGTGGCAGCGGCTTTGGACGAGGGCAGAACCACAACGTGCAAGGGTTCCACCCCTACCGACGCTAG
- the DAZAP1 gene encoding DAZ-associated protein 1 isoform X10, protein MKDKTTNQSRGFGFVKFKDPNCVGTVLASRPHTLDGRNIDPKPCTPRGMQPERTRPKEGWQKGPRSDNSKSNKIFVGGIPHNCGETELREYFKKFGVVTEVVMIYDAEKQRPRGFGFITFEDEQSVDQAVNMHFHDIMGKKVEVKRAEPRDSKSQPPGQPGASQWGSRVVPSAANGWAGQPPPTWQQGYGPQGMWVPAGQAIGGYGPPPAGRGAPPPPPPFTSYIVSTPPGGFPPPQGFPQGYGAPPQFSFGYGPPPPPPDQFAPPGVPPPPATPGAAPLAFPPPPSQAAPDMSKPPTAQPDFPYGQYGYGQDLSGFGQGFSDPSQQPPSYGGPSVPGSGGPPAGGSGFGRGQNHNVQGFHPYRR, encoded by the exons ATGAAAGATAAAACCACCAACCAGTCTCGAGGGTTTGGGTTTGTCAAATTTAAAGACCCGAACTGTGTGGGGACAGTGCTGGCCAGCAGACCGCACACGCTAGACGGCCGAAAC ATCGACCCCAAGCCATGCACACCCCGGGGGATGCAGCCAGAGAGAACACGGCCAAAGGAAGGATGG CAGAAAGGACCCCGGAGTGATAACAGTAAATCCAATAAGATATTTGTCGGTGGAATTCCTCACAACTGTGGTGAGACAGAGCTCAGGGAATACTTCAAGAAGTTCGGAGTG GTCACGGAGGTGGTCATGATCTATGATGCCGAGAAGCAGAGGCCCCGAG GTTTTGGATTTATTACTTTCGAGGACGAGCAATCAGTGGACCAGGCTGTCAACATGCATTTTCACGACATCATGGGCAAAAAA GTGGAAGTTAAACGGGCTGAGCCTCGGGACAGCAAGAGCCAGCCGCCGGGACAGCCAGGTGCCAGCCAGTGGGGGAGCCGCGTTGTTCCCAGCGCTGCCAATGGCTGGGCAGGCCAGCCCCCGCCCACGTGGCAGCAAGGATATGGCCCGCAAg GAATGTGGGTGCCGGCAGGACAGGCGATCG GTGGCTACGGACCGCCCCCTGCGGGAAGAGGAGCGCCCCCGCCACCCCCACCATTCACCTCCTACATCGTGTCCACCCCTCCCGGAGGCTTCCCCCCTCCCCAGGGTTTCCCTCAGGGCTACGGTGCCCCGCCACAGTTCA GTTTTGGCTACgggcctccacctccaccaccggATCAGTTTGCCCCTCCTGGGGTTCCTCCTCCACCGGCCACTCCCGGGGCAGCGCCTCTGGCCTTCCCTCCACCTCCGTCTCAGGCCGCCCCGGACATGAGCAAGCCCCCGACAGCTCAGCCAGACTTCCCCTACGGTCAGTATG GTTACGGGCAGGACTTGAGTGGCTTTGGACAGGGCTTCTCGGACCCCAGCCAGCAGCCCCCCTCCTACGGGGGCCCCTCCGTGCCAGGGTCAGGGGGCCCCCCCGCCGGTGGCAGCGGCTTTGGACGAGGGCAGAACCACAACGTGCAAGGGTTCCACCCCTACCGACGCTAG
- the DAZAP1 gene encoding DAZ-associated protein 1 isoform X9 — protein MKDKTTNQSRGFGFVKFKDPNCVGTVLASRPHTLDGRNIDPKPCTPRGMQPERTRPKEGWQKGPRSDNSKSNKIFVGGIPHNCGETELREYFKKFGVVTEVVMIYDAEKQRPRGFGFITFEDEQSVDQAVNMHFHDIMGKKVEVKRAEPRDSKSQPPGQPGASQWGSRVVPSAANGWAGQPPPTWQQGYGPQGMWVPAGQAIGGYGPPPAGRGAPPPPPPFTSYIVSTPPGGFPPPQGFPQGYGAPPQFSFGYGPPPPPPDQFAPPGVPPPPATPGAAPLAFPPPPSQAAPDMSKPPTAQPDFPYGQYAGYGQDLSGFGQGFSDPSQQPPSYGGPSVPGSGGPPAGGSGFGRGQNHNVQGFHPYRR, from the exons ATGAAAGATAAAACCACCAACCAGTCTCGAGGGTTTGGGTTTGTCAAATTTAAAGACCCGAACTGTGTGGGGACAGTGCTGGCCAGCAGACCGCACACGCTAGACGGCCGAAAC ATCGACCCCAAGCCATGCACACCCCGGGGGATGCAGCCAGAGAGAACACGGCCAAAGGAAGGATGG CAGAAAGGACCCCGGAGTGATAACAGTAAATCCAATAAGATATTTGTCGGTGGAATTCCTCACAACTGTGGTGAGACAGAGCTCAGGGAATACTTCAAGAAGTTCGGAGTG GTCACGGAGGTGGTCATGATCTATGATGCCGAGAAGCAGAGGCCCCGAG GTTTTGGATTTATTACTTTCGAGGACGAGCAATCAGTGGACCAGGCTGTCAACATGCATTTTCACGACATCATGGGCAAAAAA GTGGAAGTTAAACGGGCTGAGCCTCGGGACAGCAAGAGCCAGCCGCCGGGACAGCCAGGTGCCAGCCAGTGGGGGAGCCGCGTTGTTCCCAGCGCTGCCAATGGCTGGGCAGGCCAGCCCCCGCCCACGTGGCAGCAAGGATATGGCCCGCAAg GAATGTGGGTGCCGGCAGGACAGGCGATCG GTGGCTACGGACCGCCCCCTGCGGGAAGAGGAGCGCCCCCGCCACCCCCACCATTCACCTCCTACATCGTGTCCACCCCTCCCGGAGGCTTCCCCCCTCCCCAGGGTTTCCCTCAGGGCTACGGTGCCCCGCCACAGTTCA GTTTTGGCTACgggcctccacctccaccaccggATCAGTTTGCCCCTCCTGGGGTTCCTCCTCCACCGGCCACTCCCGGGGCAGCGCCTCTGGCCTTCCCTCCACCTCCGTCTCAGGCCGCCCCGGACATGAGCAAGCCCCCGACAGCTCAGCCAGACTTCCCCTACGGTCAGTATG CAGGTTACGGGCAGGACTTGAGTGGCTTTGGACAGGGCTTCTCGGACCCCAGCCAGCAGCCCCCCTCCTACGGGGGCCCCTCCGTGCCAGGGTCAGGGGGCCCCCCCGCCGGTGGCAGCGGCTTTGGACGAGGGCAGAACCACAACGTGCAAGGGTTCCACCCCTACCGACGCTAG
- the DAZAP1 gene encoding DAZ-associated protein 1 isoform X12 yields the protein MKDKTTNQSRGFGFVKFKDPNCVGTVLASRPHTLDGRNIDPKPCTPRGMQPERTRPKEGWKGPRSDNSKSNKIFVGGIPHNCGETELREYFKKFGVVTEVVMIYDAEKQRPRGFGFITFEDEQSVDQAVNMHFHDIMGKKVEVKRAEPRDSKSQPPGQPGASQWGSRVVPSAANGWAGQPPPTWQQGYGPQGMWVPAGQAIGGYGPPPAGRGAPPPPPPFTSYIVSTPPGGFPPPQGFPQGYGAPPQFSFGYGPPPPPPDQFAPPGVPPPPATPGAAPLAFPPPPSQAAPDMSKPPTAQPDFPYGQYGYGQDLSGFGQGFSDPSQQPPSYGGPSVPGSGGPPAGGSGFGRGQNHNVQGFHPYRR from the exons ATGAAAGATAAAACCACCAACCAGTCTCGAGGGTTTGGGTTTGTCAAATTTAAAGACCCGAACTGTGTGGGGACAGTGCTGGCCAGCAGACCGCACACGCTAGACGGCCGAAAC ATCGACCCCAAGCCATGCACACCCCGGGGGATGCAGCCAGAGAGAACACGGCCAAAGGAAGGATGG AAAGGACCCCGGAGTGATAACAGTAAATCCAATAAGATATTTGTCGGTGGAATTCCTCACAACTGTGGTGAGACAGAGCTCAGGGAATACTTCAAGAAGTTCGGAGTG GTCACGGAGGTGGTCATGATCTATGATGCCGAGAAGCAGAGGCCCCGAG GTTTTGGATTTATTACTTTCGAGGACGAGCAATCAGTGGACCAGGCTGTCAACATGCATTTTCACGACATCATGGGCAAAAAA GTGGAAGTTAAACGGGCTGAGCCTCGGGACAGCAAGAGCCAGCCGCCGGGACAGCCAGGTGCCAGCCAGTGGGGGAGCCGCGTTGTTCCCAGCGCTGCCAATGGCTGGGCAGGCCAGCCCCCGCCCACGTGGCAGCAAGGATATGGCCCGCAAg GAATGTGGGTGCCGGCAGGACAGGCGATCG GTGGCTACGGACCGCCCCCTGCGGGAAGAGGAGCGCCCCCGCCACCCCCACCATTCACCTCCTACATCGTGTCCACCCCTCCCGGAGGCTTCCCCCCTCCCCAGGGTTTCCCTCAGGGCTACGGTGCCCCGCCACAGTTCA GTTTTGGCTACgggcctccacctccaccaccggATCAGTTTGCCCCTCCTGGGGTTCCTCCTCCACCGGCCACTCCCGGGGCAGCGCCTCTGGCCTTCCCTCCACCTCCGTCTCAGGCCGCCCCGGACATGAGCAAGCCCCCGACAGCTCAGCCAGACTTCCCCTACGGTCAGTATG GTTACGGGCAGGACTTGAGTGGCTTTGGACAGGGCTTCTCGGACCCCAGCCAGCAGCCCCCCTCCTACGGGGGCCCCTCCGTGCCAGGGTCAGGGGGCCCCCCCGCCGGTGGCAGCGGCTTTGGACGAGGGCAGAACCACAACGTGCAAGGGTTCCACCCCTACCGACGCTAG